Proteins found in one Gopherus flavomarginatus isolate rGopFla2 chromosome 18, rGopFla2.mat.asm, whole genome shotgun sequence genomic segment:
- the OTUD5 gene encoding OTU domain-containing protein 5 isoform X1 — protein MTILPKKKPCPAAGDGERDPPGGPPRAAASGGVGGPDPHPHPHPRGGPGPDSHARGGAGGGGGPPAGPDPRGGGARSRASPPPPRWGAPPAGSPPPPGPGGVGGGGDPLGGLDGAPLLGAGEARGGGCCSGPGHSKRRRQGGPGPGSSPERDEAGGGAGCNSEDEYETAAARGESMDPATVEQQENRFEKSLREKKGFIIKQMKEDGACLFRAVADQVYGDQDMHEVVRKHCMDYLMKNADYFSNYVTEDFTTYINRKRKNNCHGNHIEMQAMAEMYNRPVEVYQYGTEPINTFHGIQQNEDEPIRVSYHRNIHYNSVVNPNKATIGVGLGLPSFKPGYAEQSLMKSAIKTSEESWIEQQMLEDKKRATDWEATNEAIEEQVARESYLQWLRDQEKQARQPRKASATCSSATAAATSGLEDWSSRSPRQRSSAPSPEHPDLHGEITALKPPSPGTAAALALPKPPSPCAPGTSSQLSAGGGRATPPLVSLYPALECRAIMQQMSPTAFGLTDWDEDEILASVLAVSQQEYLESMKGSLHRDSPADKS, from the exons ATGACGATCCTGCCCAAGAAGAAGCCCTGCCCGGCGGCGGGGGACGGGGAGCGGGACCCGCCGGGCGGACCCCCCCGCGCCGCGGCCTCGGGCGGGGTGGGCGGCCCGgacccccacccgcacccccacccGCGGGGGGGGCCCGGCCCGGACTCGCACGCCCGGGGGGGGGCCGGCGGCGGGGGCGGCCCCCCCGCCGGCCCCGACCCCCGCGGCGGAGGGGCCCGATCCcgggcctcccctcccccgccccgctggGGGGCGCCCCCCGCCGGCTCGCCGCCGCCGCCGGGCCCcggcggggtggggggcggcggggacccgCTCGGGGGGCTGGACGGGGCCCCGCTGCTCGGGGCGGGCGAGGCCCGGGGCGGGGGCTGCTGCTCGGGGCCGGGGCACAGCAAGCGGCGGCGGCAGGGGGGGCCCGGCCCGGGCAGCAGCCCCGAGCGGGACGAGGCCGGCGGCGGCGCCGGCTGTAACAGCGAGGACGAGTACGAGACGGCGGCGGCCCGCGGGGAGAGCATGGACCCGGCCACCGTGGAGCAG CAGGAGAACAGGTTTGAGAAGTCGCTGCGGGAGAAGAAAGGTTTCATCATCAAGCAGATGAAGGAGGACGGGGCTTGTTTATTCCGGGCTGTGG CTGACCAGGTCTATGGAGACCAGGACATGCATGAAGTGGTCCGGAAGCACTGTATGGACTACCTg ATGAAAAACGCCGATTATTTCTCCAACTACGTGACTGAAGATTTCACCACCTACATCAACCGGAAGCGGAAAAACAATTGCCACGGCAACCACATTGAGATGCAGGCCATGGCGGAGATGTACAACCGGCCTGTGGAGGTGTACCAGTACGGCACAG AGCCCATCAACACTTTCCACGGCATCCAGCAGAACGAGGACGAGCCCATCCGGGTCTCCTACCACCGCAACATCCACTACAACTCTGTGGTGAACCCCAACAAGGCCACCATCggcgtggggctggggctgccttccttcaagccaggg TACGCGGAGCAGTCGCTGATGAAAAGCGCCATCAAGACGTCAGAGGAGTCCTGGATCGAGCAGCAGATGCTGGAGGACAAGAAGCGAGCGACCGACTGGGAGGCCACGAACGAGGCCATCGAGGAGCAGGTGGCCCGCGAGTCCTACCTGCAGTGGCTGCGGGACCAGGAGAAACAAGCCCGACAG ccccggaAAGCCAGCGCCACCTGCAGCTCGGCCACGGCGGCGGCGACCAGCGGGCTGGAGGACTGGAGCAGCCGCTCCCCGCGGCAGCGCAGCTCAGCCCCGTCCCCCGAGCACCCCGACCTGCACGGCGAGATCACCGCCCTGAAACCGCCCTCCCCGGGCACCGCCGCCGCCCTGGCGCTGCCCAAGCCGCCCTCGCCCTGCGCGCCAG GCACAAGCAGTCAGTTATCGGCAGGAGGCGGACGAGCGACCCCACCCTTAGTGTCCTTGTACCCGGCCCTGGAGTGCCGGGCCATCATGCAGCAGATGTCGCCTACTGCGTTTG GTCTGACCGACTGGGACGAGGACGAGATCCTGGCGTCGGTGCTGGCGGTCTCGCAGCAGGAATACCTGGAGAGCATGAAGGGGTCCCTGCACAGAGACAGCCCCGCCGACAAGAGTTGA
- the OTUD5 gene encoding OTU domain-containing protein 5 isoform X2, whose product MDPATVEQENRFEKSLREKKGFIIKQMKEDGACLFRAVADQVYGDQDMHEVVRKHCMDYLMKNADYFSNYVTEDFTTYINRKRKNNCHGNHIEMQAMAEMYNRPVEVYQYGTEPINTFHGIQQNEDEPIRVSYHRNIHYNSVVNPNKATIGVGLGLPSFKPGYAEQSLMKSAIKTSEESWIEQQMLEDKKRATDWEATNEAIEEQVARESYLQWLRDQEKQARQPRKASATCSSATAAATSGLEDWSSRSPRQRSSAPSPEHPDLHGEITALKPPSPGTAAALALPKPPSPCAPGTSSQLSAGGGRATPPLVSLYPALECRAIMQQMSPTAFGLTDWDEDEILASVLAVSQQEYLESMKGSLHRDSPADKS is encoded by the exons ATGGACCCGGCCACCGTGGAGCAG GAGAACAGGTTTGAGAAGTCGCTGCGGGAGAAGAAAGGTTTCATCATCAAGCAGATGAAGGAGGACGGGGCTTGTTTATTCCGGGCTGTGG CTGACCAGGTCTATGGAGACCAGGACATGCATGAAGTGGTCCGGAAGCACTGTATGGACTACCTg ATGAAAAACGCCGATTATTTCTCCAACTACGTGACTGAAGATTTCACCACCTACATCAACCGGAAGCGGAAAAACAATTGCCACGGCAACCACATTGAGATGCAGGCCATGGCGGAGATGTACAACCGGCCTGTGGAGGTGTACCAGTACGGCACAG AGCCCATCAACACTTTCCACGGCATCCAGCAGAACGAGGACGAGCCCATCCGGGTCTCCTACCACCGCAACATCCACTACAACTCTGTGGTGAACCCCAACAAGGCCACCATCggcgtggggctggggctgccttccttcaagccaggg TACGCGGAGCAGTCGCTGATGAAAAGCGCCATCAAGACGTCAGAGGAGTCCTGGATCGAGCAGCAGATGCTGGAGGACAAGAAGCGAGCGACCGACTGGGAGGCCACGAACGAGGCCATCGAGGAGCAGGTGGCCCGCGAGTCCTACCTGCAGTGGCTGCGGGACCAGGAGAAACAAGCCCGACAG ccccggaAAGCCAGCGCCACCTGCAGCTCGGCCACGGCGGCGGCGACCAGCGGGCTGGAGGACTGGAGCAGCCGCTCCCCGCGGCAGCGCAGCTCAGCCCCGTCCCCCGAGCACCCCGACCTGCACGGCGAGATCACCGCCCTGAAACCGCCCTCCCCGGGCACCGCCGCCGCCCTGGCGCTGCCCAAGCCGCCCTCGCCCTGCGCGCCAG GCACAAGCAGTCAGTTATCGGCAGGAGGCGGACGAGCGACCCCACCCTTAGTGTCCTTGTACCCGGCCCTGGAGTGCCGGGCCATCATGCAGCAGATGTCGCCTACTGCGTTTG GTCTGACCGACTGGGACGAGGACGAGATCCTGGCGTCGGTGCTGGCGGTCTCGCAGCAGGAATACCTGGAGAGCATGAAGGGGTCCCTGCACAGAGACAGCCCCGCCGACAAGAGTTGA